A region from the Neomonachus schauinslandi chromosome 2, ASM220157v2, whole genome shotgun sequence genome encodes:
- the LOC110588400 gene encoding tripartite motif-containing protein 60-like produces the protein MEFVTALADLQTGASCPICLDYLKEPVTINCGHNFCLSCISMFWKDLNDTFPCPFCHYCSSERKFVNNPQLGNLIEIAKLLQIRRSKRKRKEEKLMCEKHNQILTFFCQKDLEVLCPQCSFSTDHRDHYIWPIEKAAAYHRKRLHNCIEPWKERVEQVEKVITMQSRKSLELKKKIQCRREEIKSEFEQILLFLKNEQEIVLRQLRDEEMDILTKLNENLTTFSNHLSTLKHLSKEIEGKYMKSELELLTDVESIYHRYKTLKSPEPFSFQLKEYGYHLAPQYSGLNKIINRFQVHIILDPETAHRKLIVSEDRKTVQYGNKRHNLPHNPRRFYLCPAVLGSRGYNSGRQYWEVEVKDKPEWIMGVCKDSLPRRRKNQNQPVLAQDGLWGVGRCSQSNYIALGPKKTNLLPKVIPRKIGIFLDCELCEVSFYNLSDRSLLYIFNYYFTETLWPYFYTGTDSKPLKICTVTDSEL, from the coding sequence ATGGAGTTTGTGACAGCCCTGGCAGACCTCCAAACAGGGGCTAGCTGTCCCATCTGTCTGGACTACTTGAAAGAGCCAGTGACCATCAACTGTGGGCATAACTTCTGTCTCTCCTGCATCAGTATGTTCTGGAAGGATCTAAATGATACTTTCCCCTGCCCCTTTTGCCATTACTGCTCTTCAGAAAGGAAATTTGTGAACAATCCCCAGCTGGGCAATCTGATTGAAATTGCTAAGCTACTACAGATAAGAAGaagcaagaggaagaggaaggaagagaagcttATGTGTGAAAAACATAATCAGATTTTGACCTTTTTCTGTCAGAAGGACCTAGAAGTTTTATGCCCACAGTGTAGTTTCTCCACTGATCACCGGGATCACTATATTTGGCCCATAGAGAAGGCTGCTGCCTATCATAGGAAAAGATTGCATAATTGCATTGAACCATGGAAGGAGAGAGTAGAACAAGTTGAAAAGGTGATAACTATGCAAAGCAGAAAATCATTGGAACTGAAAAAGAAGATACAATgtaggagagaagaaataaagtctGAATTTGAGCAAATTTTGTTGTTTCTCAAAAATGAGCAAGAGATTGTTCTACGGCAATTACGAGATGAagaaatggatattttaacaaaGCTAAATGAAAATCTAACCACATTTTCAAATCATCTTTCCACATTAAAACATCTATCAAAGGAGATAGAGGGCAAATATATGAAGTCAGAGCTGGAATTACTGACAGATGTTGAAAGTATCTACCATAGATATAAAACCTTAAAGTCCCCTGAACCTTTTTCATTCCAGTTAAAGGAATATGGTTACCATCTTGCTCCACAATATTCTGGCCTAAATAAAATTATCAACAGATTTCAAGTGCATATAATTCTAGATCCTGAAACAGCACATCGTAAGCTTATTGTCTCAGAAGATAGAAAAACTGTGCaatatgggaataaaaggcataaCTTACCTCATAACCCAAGGAGGTTTTATCTCTGCCCAGCTGTTCTGGGTTCTAGGGGTTATAATTCTGGCAGGCAATATTGGGAGGTGGAAGTAAAAGACAAGCCTGAATGGATCATGGGTGTCTGTAAAGACTCTcttcccagaaggagaaagaatcagaATCAACCAGTTTTAGCACAGGATGGATTATGGGGTGTTGGACGATGTAGTCAGAGTAATTATATTGCATTGGGTCCTAAAAAAACTAATCTTCTGCCAAAAGTAATACCTAGAAAGATTGGCATTTTTTTagactgtgaattgtgtgaggtTTCCTTTTACAATTTGAGTGATAGATCCCTTCTCTATATTTTTAACTATTACTTTACAGAAACACTTTGGCCTTATTTCTATACTGGAACTGACTCAAAACCTCTTAAAATCTGTACAGTAACAGATTCTGAACTATGA